One Microaerobacter geothermalis genomic window carries:
- the rpsD gene encoding 30S ribosomal protein S4: MARYTGPRWKLSRRLGISLSGTGKELKRPYPPGQHGPGQRKKLSEYGLQLQEKQKLRHMYGINEKQFRRTFVKANKIKGVVGENFMILLESRLDNLVYRLGLARTRPQARQLVTHGHITVNGKKVNIPSYQVTPGDIIGVREKSRNLSIIKESLEERAYLPDYLTFNEQSMEGTYTRLPERSELPAEINEKLIVEFYSR; encoded by the coding sequence ATGGCACGTTATACTGGACCTCGTTGGAAGTTAAGCAGGCGTTTAGGCATTTCTTTAAGCGGAACCGGAAAGGAATTAAAGCGTCCTTATCCTCCAGGACAACACGGACCCGGACAGCGCAAGAAATTAAGCGAATACGGATTACAGCTTCAAGAAAAACAAAAGCTTCGTCATATGTATGGAATAAATGAAAAGCAGTTCCGTCGTACATTTGTAAAAGCAAATAAAATCAAAGGGGTCGTTGGTGAAAACTTCATGATCCTTCTTGAATCCCGATTAGACAATCTCGTATACCGCTTAGGACTAGCCCGCACCCGTCCACAAGCCAGGCAATTGGTGACACATGGTCACATCACAGTAAATGGGAAAAAAGTGAATATTCCTTCTTACCAAGTAACTCCTGGAGATATCATCGGAGTACGCGAAAAAAGCCGCAATCTCTCCATTATTAAAGAGTCTTTAGAAGAACGCGCTTATTTGCCAGATTATTTGACCTTTAACGAACAATCCATGGAAGGGACCTATACCCGCCTTCCTGAGCGTTCCGAACTTCCAGCGGAGATTAACGAAAAGCTGATCGTTGAGTTCTACTCACGTTAA
- the tyrS gene encoding tyrosine--tRNA ligase, translated as MSESKWKLNAEQEKELERQLSIIQRGTAEIIPFEDIVEKLKRSIVTGKPLKVKLGLDPSAPDIHIGHTVVLHKLRQFQELGHVVQLVIGDFTGRIGDPTGKSETRKQLTEEEVKENAKTYVQQFAKILDVDKIELNYNSSWLAPMTFANVVELAAKVTVARMLERDDFQKRYTTGLPISIHEFFYPLMQGYDSVALHSDIELGGTDQKFNLLMGRQLQKDFGQEEQVAITLPLLEGLDGVQKMSKSLGNYIGINELPNEIYGKTMSVPDELMIKYFELATDIPMEELESIKQGLAKGSIHPRDVKMKLAYFFVRMYHGEEAAEEAEQHFVTVFQQRELPTDIPEVALSANLLEEGEIWIIDLLSELKLVPSKGEGRRMVQQGGVRVNQEKIEDINAQVPVEDGTIVQVGKRKFAKIKVHQ; from the coding sequence ATGTCGGAATCAAAGTGGAAATTAAATGCCGAACAAGAAAAAGAGTTAGAAAGACAATTATCCATCATCCAAAGAGGGACTGCAGAAATTATTCCTTTTGAAGACATTGTTGAAAAGCTTAAGCGATCCATCGTGACTGGAAAACCCTTAAAGGTGAAATTGGGTCTAGATCCGTCTGCCCCAGATATTCATATTGGTCATACGGTGGTATTGCATAAATTAAGACAGTTTCAAGAACTAGGCCATGTGGTCCAATTGGTAATCGGGGATTTTACTGGTAGAATTGGCGACCCGACCGGAAAATCGGAAACTAGAAAGCAGCTCACCGAGGAAGAAGTCAAAGAAAATGCAAAGACTTATGTGCAGCAGTTTGCTAAGATTTTGGATGTGGATAAAATTGAACTGAATTACAACAGTTCGTGGCTGGCCCCCATGACATTTGCCAATGTAGTGGAATTGGCGGCCAAGGTAACGGTGGCTAGAATGTTGGAAAGGGATGATTTCCAGAAACGATATACCACAGGGCTTCCGATCAGCATCCATGAATTTTTCTATCCCTTGATGCAGGGGTATGATTCTGTAGCCTTACATTCGGATATTGAATTGGGAGGAACCGATCAAAAGTTCAACCTGTTGATGGGCCGTCAGCTTCAAAAGGATTTTGGCCAAGAGGAACAGGTGGCAATCACTCTTCCTCTATTGGAAGGTCTTGACGGGGTTCAGAAAATGAGCAAAAGTCTTGGAAATTATATCGGAATTAATGAACTACCCAATGAGATCTATGGGAAAACCATGTCTGTACCAGATGAATTAATGATAAAGTACTTTGAATTGGCTACTGATATACCGATGGAAGAATTGGAATCCATCAAGCAAGGTTTAGCCAAGGGTTCCATTCATCCCAGGGATGTAAAAATGAAACTGGCCTATTTCTTTGTCCGGATGTACCATGGAGAAGAGGCTGCCGAAGAAGCTGAACAGCATTTTGTGACGGTCTTTCAACAAAGGGAACTGCCCACAGATATTCCTGAAGTAGCCCTTTCTGCAAATCTGTTGGAAGAAGGGGAAATTTGGATTATTGATTTGTTGTCCGAGCTGAAGTTGGTTCCTTCAAAAGGGGAAGGCAGAAGGATGGTTCAACAGGGCGGCGTAAGAGTAAACCAGGAGAAAATAGAAGATATAAACGCCCAAGTGCCCGTTGAAGATGGAACGATTGTACAGGTTGGAAAAAGAAAATTTGCCAAGATAAAAGTTCATCAGTAA
- a CDS encoding sensor histidine kinase, whose product MAQFFETNQAIIHFIYPLIFFLMGFGILLKNRVHSHFYLAKSLQYLSLFGILHGIADWGNIFIPIQKSYLSDQYIFLLESFKMVIGALSFYFLFFFGVHLLHQSMGWNRKILLLPGFVFILWFANFILLQPFLVTEDNQEWWFAISDIWARYLLAFPGGVISSYALYLQKRQFEDFGVPQMTRTLHFAVMSIGFYAFTGGLIVPYAPVIPAILVNSDLFFTTTGLPVELFRGLSGLFMAFFILKILKVFDIEYQKFFYHAERSKAVMEERNRIARDLHDGMIQSIYAIGLHLEGIRHGLSRNKSVDQSVDLRKSDQKLQEVIHKLNDIILEIRGYIKELKNPVNRETKLKEEIERLIRELNVEDRLEIEFQYNYLGEDIPLSHTVQIYYIVKEALSNVLRHSEATKATISIHGTDEDLCVEVIDNGKGMEEPDSSKETEEKFLRQGLQNMKFRAKSMGGKLMIKTIKNRGTRVLLQLNRGGKEHDKSNNKINAGRRS is encoded by the coding sequence ATGGCTCAATTTTTTGAAACAAATCAAGCGATCATTCATTTTATTTATCCTCTTATTTTTTTTCTGATGGGTTTTGGAATTCTATTAAAAAATCGGGTGCACAGTCATTTCTATTTAGCAAAAAGTTTGCAATATTTATCATTATTTGGAATACTTCATGGAATTGCGGATTGGGGAAATATATTTATTCCCATTCAAAAATCGTATTTAAGCGATCAATATATTTTCCTGCTGGAATCCTTCAAAATGGTGATTGGCGCCCTTTCATTTTACTTCCTTTTCTTTTTTGGCGTTCATTTGCTCCATCAAAGCATGGGCTGGAATCGCAAGATCCTACTTCTACCCGGCTTCGTTTTTATCCTTTGGTTTGCTAATTTTATCCTTCTTCAGCCTTTTCTGGTAACCGAGGACAACCAGGAATGGTGGTTTGCCATCAGCGATATCTGGGCCCGCTACTTGTTGGCTTTCCCAGGGGGAGTGATATCCAGTTATGCTTTATATCTGCAAAAGAGGCAGTTTGAAGATTTCGGGGTGCCTCAAATGACCCGGACTCTTCATTTTGCCGTGATGTCTATCGGATTTTATGCCTTTACTGGCGGTCTGATTGTTCCCTATGCACCCGTTATACCAGCTATTTTGGTTAACTCTGACTTGTTCTTTACCACAACAGGATTGCCAGTTGAATTGTTTAGGGGATTAAGTGGTCTCTTCATGGCGTTTTTTATATTAAAAATATTAAAAGTATTTGATATAGAATATCAGAAGTTTTTTTATCATGCGGAAAGAAGCAAAGCGGTGATGGAAGAAAGAAACCGTATTGCAAGAGATCTTCATGACGGAATGATTCAATCCATTTATGCCATTGGTCTACATCTGGAAGGGATCAGGCACGGGTTAAGCAGAAATAAAAGCGTGGATCAAAGCGTGGATCTAAGAAAATCTGATCAAAAACTGCAGGAAGTGATACACAAATTAAACGATATTATCCTCGAAATTCGGGGATATATTAAGGAATTGAAAAATCCCGTCAATCGCGAGACAAAATTGAAAGAAGAAATTGAAAGGCTCATCCGCGAGTTAAATGTGGAAGATCGGCTTGAAATAGAATTTCAGTACAATTACCTGGGTGAAGATATTCCGTTATCACATACGGTGCAAATTTATTACATTGTAAAGGAAGCGTTAAGCAATGTGTTGCGTCATTCAGAAGCAACAAAGGCAACGATTTCTATTCACGGTACGGATGAAGATCTTTGTGTTGAGGTGATTGACAACGGAAAAGGGATGGAAGAACCTGATTCTTCTAAGGAAACAGAAGAGAAGTTTTTAAGACAAGGGCTTCAAAATATGAAATTTCGGGCAAAGTCGATGGGTGGAAAACTAATGATTAAGACCATTAAAAACAGGGGAACGAGGGTCTTGTTACAATTAAACAGGGGAGGAAAAGAACATGACAAATCCAATAATAAAATTAATGCTGGTAGACGATCATGA
- a CDS encoding aldehyde ferredoxin oxidoreductase C-terminal domain-containing protein, which produces MKILRIDMGQLSYQEEEVPAELLALGGRALTSKLVHDEVPATCHPLGPYNKLIMANGVLTGSLVSSAERSSIGGKSPLTGGIKESNAGGIAGLKMGRLGYRAIIFEGIRDDFYTVYINKDGVRFERADLLLGKRISEATNILYQTYGKEIGFYLIGISGEFKMNTAAIANPDKDGSPTRFCGRGGLGAVAGSKGIKAVVLDDAGVERNRPKDPERFKESMKMYTTWLRETPGTAKVFPELGTAGLVKTTNKLGALPTRNFSTGSFEHYEAISGETLRETILERGGEGTATHACMPGCLIRCSNIYPDEEGKTVTSPIEYENIGLLGSNLGIGNLDQIAELNRLCNELAVDTIEIGAALGVAMDAGVISFGDVEGAKSILLDLEAGKPLGRIIGGGAALVGKIYGIRRVPVVKGQSMPAYDPRGIKGLGVTYATSPQGADHTAGQTIRAQVDHHSPEGQVEASRQAQEVNAIYDGLGLCYFSASAVAGRFEVMAQLVSGYIGMDITAEDIKNMGRLTLKWEHQFNRKAGFTKADDRLPEHFYIEENPANGQVFDVNQEELETIGAEGEYAR; this is translated from the coding sequence TTGAAAATTTTGCGAATTGATATGGGCCAACTGTCTTATCAAGAAGAAGAAGTCCCGGCTGAGCTTCTTGCCCTTGGAGGAAGGGCTCTTACTTCTAAGCTCGTTCATGATGAAGTTCCTGCCACTTGTCATCCCTTAGGTCCTTACAATAAGCTGATTATGGCCAATGGAGTTTTAACTGGTTCATTGGTATCCAGTGCAGAAAGAAGTTCGATTGGTGGGAAAAGCCCGTTAACTGGCGGCATCAAAGAAAGCAATGCCGGTGGAATCGCCGGATTAAAGATGGGTAGATTGGGATATCGCGCCATTATCTTCGAGGGAATTCGTGATGACTTTTATACCGTTTATATCAATAAAGACGGGGTCCGTTTTGAAAGGGCCGATCTGCTGCTGGGAAAAAGAATCAGTGAAGCGACAAATATCCTCTATCAAACCTATGGAAAGGAAATTGGTTTTTATTTAATAGGAATTTCAGGGGAGTTTAAAATGAATACAGCTGCCATAGCCAATCCAGATAAGGATGGTTCACCTACTCGCTTCTGCGGCAGAGGGGGTTTGGGAGCGGTAGCAGGTTCAAAGGGAATTAAAGCCGTTGTACTGGATGATGCTGGGGTGGAAAGAAATCGACCGAAGGATCCAGAAAGATTTAAGGAATCGATGAAAATGTATACGACATGGTTAAGAGAAACTCCTGGAACCGCTAAGGTTTTTCCTGAGTTGGGTACCGCTGGCCTGGTAAAAACCACCAACAAATTAGGGGCCCTTCCCACTAGAAATTTTTCAACGGGAAGCTTTGAGCATTACGAAGCCATTAGCGGAGAAACTCTTCGGGAAACCATCTTGGAACGGGGGGGAGAAGGAACCGCTACCCATGCTTGTATGCCTGGCTGCCTGATCCGTTGCTCAAACATCTATCCCGATGAGGAAGGAAAAACGGTCACATCACCCATTGAGTATGAAAACATTGGTCTCTTGGGCTCCAATTTAGGAATCGGGAATTTGGATCAGATTGCAGAATTAAATAGACTTTGTAATGAATTGGCTGTGGATACCATTGAAATTGGTGCTGCCTTGGGAGTAGCAATGGATGCGGGTGTGATCTCCTTCGGTGATGTCGAAGGAGCCAAATCCATCCTTCTTGATTTGGAGGCAGGAAAGCCTCTGGGACGCATCATTGGTGGTGGAGCCGCTCTCGTAGGAAAGATCTATGGAATCCGGCGGGTTCCTGTGGTAAAGGGTCAGTCAATGCCTGCTTATGATCCTCGAGGCATCAAGGGATTGGGAGTGACCTATGCCACCTCCCCTCAGGGTGCTGACCATACTGCCGGACAAACGATCAGAGCCCAAGTGGATCATCACAGCCCTGAAGGACAAGTGGAGGCTTCACGTCAAGCCCAGGAAGTGAATGCCATTTATGATGGGTTAGGTCTTTGTTATTTTTCGGCTTCTGCGGTGGCAGGAAGGTTTGAAGTCATGGCTCAATTGGTATCCGGTTATATTGGGATGGATATCACTGCTGAAGATATTAAAAATATGGGCCGTCTTACTTTGAAATGGGAACATCAATTTAATCGAAAGGCTGGATTTACCAAAGCAGATGATCGTTTGCCTGAACATTTCTATATCGAAGAAAATCCAGCCAATGGTCAGGTGTTTGATGTAAATCAAGAAGAACTTGAAACCATTGGGGCTGAAGGTGAATATGCACGTTAA
- a CDS encoding MoaD/ThiS family protein: MHVKVTSYIPWRQDLHGLFPIVENQTIKDFVETHGIVWDSEALVAVNDKIAHADDVLNNGDQIDLLLPVIGG, encoded by the coding sequence ATGCACGTTAAGGTTACTTCCTATATTCCCTGGCGGCAGGATCTTCACGGTTTATTTCCGATAGTAGAGAACCAGACCATTAAAGATTTTGTTGAAACACATGGAATCGTTTGGGATTCTGAAGCCCTTGTGGCTGTTAATGACAAAATTGCCCATGCAGATGATGTGTTAAATAATGGGGATCAAATTGATCTTCTTCTCCCAGTGATTGGGGGATAA
- a CDS encoding PBP1A family penicillin-binding protein — MNQSSKQGKGKKRKKNIGKKIWTIFSILLLLILMGGLFAGGAVAGYVASVLKEEPVRPYEEIRDAIFSNYLTGFAYFKDGSPIGQLRAEEDRRLVTQEEVSDYLINAIIATEDKYFYEHRGIVPKAIIRAAIEYVTGSTNQSGGSTITQQLVKNTILTPEKEIKRKVKEAFLALRIERMFSKKQILEAYLNEIYFGINANGSNIYGIQAAAKGIFGVDAKELNLPQAAYLAGIPQNPAAYSPFNEEGLKRGKERQKTVLNRMLENGFITKQQYEDALAYDIQGNLAPPKERAYTKYPFLMMEIEDRAARALVEAQLKEKNITKDELSKEQYRQMLQKAKKDILTGGYRIYTTIDKDIHELMTEISSNPANFGPNATYQVIGANGQKEMVKDALEEVGAVLIENKTGAILGFMGGRNFKVSEVNHTTRPRQPGSAMKPIAAYAPAIEEKLLQPASIIDDVPLILPDGEKGEHVPENWDYKFHGLITARHALNQSYNIPAIKVYKQVGIPKALEYLKKMGVTTLVEQDQYAQTGVIGGLTYGLTVEEITNAYATFGNQGTFVDAYLIDRIENKDGDVIYQHEIEPKPVFSPQTAYLITDMLRTVINNGTGQSVRKYVGNKRDIAGKTGTTNNSNDLWFVGYSPELTMGVWIGYDKPYTLPKVSNTRPKDIWGKVMAKLYEIKPELTPENSRFVMPDGIVRQSVDSKSGKLPSELSEEAGTIITDLFTKDMVPTEIEDVLQRGRAVIINNKSYLAQENTPDDMVISKIFFKREPYQIPKELPDYLKNKFSSPEEHYRPLDWQDELPTELDPRVDDGLPPSTPRDVKVVKEGNDIALTWESNTESDVVGYRIYRAQYGTNNFTKAGVILQHEEKKFVDPEAKPGSAYGYYLVSVDVAGNISSPTPVILVNRTSGNITNPWGDLMFPQGDASALPSSPKGLRVEKSIVGVELNWNQNHPSEQVTGYNIYYSESPNSGFQRLGFTTTTSYTHISFKKEILWYRITAVNALGESLPSVVINSNGEPYTPSTEDANPDRNNTYDHVNDNTTNPENNMGNGSSDPGGNSDSINPPDSNDNLLNLPGDLLPGSGN, encoded by the coding sequence ATGAATCAATCATCAAAACAAGGAAAAGGAAAAAAAAGAAAAAAGAATATAGGAAAAAAGATTTGGACGATTTTTTCCATTCTGTTGCTCCTTATCCTAATGGGAGGACTTTTTGCAGGAGGAGCAGTGGCTGGATATGTTGCCTCTGTCCTGAAGGAAGAGCCTGTACGTCCTTATGAGGAAATCCGTGACGCGATTTTTTCCAATTATTTAACAGGTTTTGCCTATTTTAAGGATGGTTCGCCGATCGGGCAGTTACGGGCAGAGGAAGACCGTCGTTTGGTAACCCAGGAAGAAGTGTCCGATTATCTCATTAACGCCATCATTGCGACAGAAGACAAATATTTTTATGAGCATCGCGGGATTGTTCCCAAGGCGATCATTCGAGCCGCAATTGAATATGTCACTGGCAGTACCAATCAATCCGGGGGGAGTACCATTACTCAACAGTTAGTAAAAAACACCATCCTTACTCCGGAAAAAGAAATTAAGCGAAAGGTAAAAGAAGCCTTTCTCGCTTTGCGGATTGAAAGGATGTTTTCCAAGAAACAAATTCTTGAAGCATACTTAAACGAAATTTATTTTGGCATCAATGCCAACGGTTCAAACATTTATGGGATTCAAGCAGCAGCTAAAGGAATATTTGGAGTCGACGCAAAAGAACTAAATTTGCCCCAAGCCGCCTATTTGGCTGGTATTCCCCAAAATCCTGCTGCTTATAGCCCTTTTAATGAAGAGGGCTTAAAAAGAGGAAAGGAACGGCAGAAAACGGTTTTAAACCGAATGCTTGAAAATGGTTTTATCACCAAACAGCAGTATGAGGATGCATTGGCATACGATATTCAAGGGAACTTGGCACCGCCAAAGGAGAGAGCCTATACAAAATATCCTTTCTTGATGATGGAAATTGAGGACAGGGCGGCCAGAGCTTTGGTGGAAGCACAGCTGAAGGAAAAAAATATTACCAAGGATGAATTAAGTAAAGAACAGTACCGACAAATGCTGCAAAAGGCAAAAAAGGATATTTTAACCGGAGGCTATCGAATATATACCACCATTGACAAAGACATTCACGAATTAATGACAGAGATATCCAGCAATCCGGCAAATTTTGGACCCAACGCCACCTATCAGGTTATTGGAGCCAATGGTCAAAAGGAAATGGTGAAAGATGCCCTTGAAGAAGTGGGAGCGGTCCTTATTGAAAATAAAACCGGGGCTATTCTTGGATTTATGGGCGGAAGAAATTTTAAAGTTTCTGAAGTTAACCATACGACCAGGCCCAGACAGCCTGGTTCAGCGATGAAACCCATTGCTGCATATGCTCCCGCTATAGAAGAAAAGCTCCTGCAGCCGGCCAGCATCATTGACGATGTTCCTCTGATTTTACCTGACGGGGAAAAAGGAGAGCATGTCCCTGAGAATTGGGATTATAAATTTCACGGGTTAATAACTGCACGCCATGCCCTGAATCAATCCTATAATATCCCGGCAATCAAAGTCTACAAGCAGGTGGGAATTCCAAAGGCCCTTGAATACTTGAAAAAAATGGGGGTCACCACTTTGGTGGAACAGGATCAATATGCCCAAACAGGTGTTATTGGAGGGTTAACTTATGGTCTAACTGTTGAAGAAATCACCAATGCTTACGCTACCTTTGGCAATCAAGGAACCTTTGTGGATGCCTATTTAATTGATCGTATTGAAAACAAAGACGGAGATGTAATTTATCAACATGAAATAGAGCCCAAGCCTGTATTTTCACCTCAAACCGCTTATTTGATTACCGATATGCTGAGAACCGTCATTAATAATGGAACAGGACAAAGTGTCAGAAAATATGTTGGAAATAAAAGAGATATTGCTGGTAAAACAGGGACAACCAACAATTCAAATGATCTGTGGTTTGTTGGATATTCACCAGAACTGACCATGGGCGTATGGATAGGGTATGACAAACCTTACACCCTACCAAAAGTGAGCAATACCAGACCCAAAGATATATGGGGTAAAGTAATGGCAAAGCTGTATGAAATCAAACCAGAATTAACACCCGAAAACAGTCGGTTTGTCATGCCTGATGGCATTGTCAGACAATCGGTAGACAGTAAATCTGGAAAATTGCCAAGTGAATTAAGCGAAGAAGCAGGTACCATCATTACTGACCTGTTCACAAAAGATATGGTTCCAACTGAAATAGAGGATGTCTTGCAAAGGGGAAGAGCCGTCATCATCAATAATAAGTCTTATCTGGCCCAAGAAAATACGCCAGATGATATGGTGATTTCTAAAATATTTTTCAAAAGGGAACCCTATCAAATTCCTAAGGAACTGCCAGATTATCTAAAAAACAAATTTAGCTCACCAGAAGAACACTATCGACCGTTGGATTGGCAGGATGAATTGCCGACAGAGCTAGACCCGAGGGTTGATGACGGGTTGCCACCCTCCACTCCCAGAGATGTAAAGGTTGTAAAGGAAGGCAATGATATTGCATTAACTTGGGAGAGCAATACTGAATCTGATGTCGTGGGTTACCGCATATACCGTGCGCAATATGGAACCAACAATTTTACAAAAGCAGGTGTCATCCTGCAGCATGAAGAAAAGAAATTCGTTGACCCAGAGGCTAAACCAGGTAGCGCATATGGTTATTATCTTGTTTCGGTAGATGTCGCAGGTAACATTTCTTCCCCTACACCTGTGATCCTGGTAAACCGAACCAGCGGGAATATTACCAATCCTTGGGGTGATTTGATGTTTCCTCAAGGTGACGCCTCAGCATTACCTTCTTCACCAAAGGGGTTACGCGTTGAAAAATCAATCGTTGGTGTTGAACTGAACTGGAATCAAAATCATCCATCTGAACAAGTTACCGGTTATAATATTTACTATTCAGAGAGCCCAAATTCTGGATTCCAGCGATTAGGGTTTACCACTACAACCAGTTATACTCATATTTCGTTTAAGAAGGAAATCCTGTGGTACCGAATCACTGCAGTGAATGCGTTAGGTGAATCCCTTCCCTCAGTTGTAATAAACAGTAATGGGGAACCGTACACTCCATCGACGGAAGATGCAAATCCGGACAGGAACAACACTTATGATCACGTCAACGACAATACAACCAATCCAGAAAATAACATGGGTAATGGATCCTCTGATCCTGGCGGAAATTCGGATTCCATTAATCCTCCCGATTCAAATGACAATCTCCTAAATCTTCCTGGAGATTTGTTGCCGGGTAGCGGAAACTAG
- a CDS encoding asparagine synthetase B family protein gives MCGICGIIDFKREVPNESQLHAMLPALEKRGPDHQGMMCKPGVAFGHRRLSIIDLTHHGHQSMEDTDLGLSITYNGEIYNYKVLKDELIHKGYRFFSNSDTEVILKSYHAWGDDFVKRLNGMFAFCIYDQNHQRFLLGRDRLGIKPLYYTEKRNQLFFASNIQALKEARVVSSELSRTAFHYYLTFHAVVPAPYTIFEHVKKEALL, from the coding sequence ATGTGTGGAATTTGTGGAATCATTGATTTTAAAAGAGAGGTGCCGAATGAGAGTCAGTTACATGCGATGTTGCCTGCCCTGGAAAAAAGGGGTCCGGATCATCAGGGAATGATGTGTAAACCGGGAGTTGCCTTTGGCCATCGGCGTCTAAGCATTATTGATTTAACCCATCATGGCCATCAGTCAATGGAAGACACAGATTTGGGCTTGTCCATTACCTATAACGGAGAAATATACAATTACAAGGTATTAAAGGATGAGTTAATCCATAAGGGGTACCGCTTTTTTTCCAACAGCGATACAGAGGTGATATTAAAAAGTTATCATGCATGGGGAGATGACTTTGTAAAACGGTTAAATGGCATGTTTGCCTTTTGTATTTATGACCAGAACCATCAACGTTTTTTGTTGGGTAGGGACAGATTGGGTATTAAGCCCCTTTATTACACGGAGAAGAGAAATCAATTATTCTTTGCCTCTAATATACAGGCTTTGAAGGAAGCCAGAGTGGTAAGTTCAGAGCTGTCCCGTACTGCCTTTCATTATTATCTTACCTTCCATGCCGTTGTTCCTGCTCCATATACCATCTTTGAACATGTGAAAAAAGAGGCTCTTTTGTGA
- a CDS encoding response regulator transcription factor, protein MTNPIIKLMLVDDHEVVRVGLRSLLSVYDHIEVVAEACHAEEAIRFALEKKPDIILMDVRMPGQSGVDACREILKHLPSTHVIMLTSYDDEEIIYQSILAGASGYILKEINSQDLIHAIEAVSEGKSLLDPAITTKVLQKIRRSNEEDHKLHDLTPQEKQVLTLISQGMTNREIAETMMLSEKTIRNYVSQILSKLEVHNRAEAAAFAVRHHLEE, encoded by the coding sequence ATGACAAATCCAATAATAAAATTAATGCTGGTAGACGATCATGAAGTGGTAAGGGTAGGACTTCGCAGCTTGTTGTCGGTGTATGATCACATTGAGGTGGTGGCTGAAGCATGTCATGCTGAGGAGGCTATTCGATTTGCCTTAGAGAAAAAACCAGACATTATTTTAATGGATGTTCGTATGCCCGGCCAAAGCGGAGTGGATGCTTGCCGGGAAATATTAAAGCATCTTCCTTCTACCCATGTCATTATGCTCACATCCTATGATGACGAGGAGATCATCTATCAATCCATTTTGGCGGGGGCAAGCGGATATATTTTAAAGGAGATTAATTCCCAAGATCTGATCCATGCCATTGAGGCGGTTTCTGAAGGAAAATCCCTGTTAGACCCGGCCATCACAACAAAAGTGCTGCAAAAAATCAGGCGATCCAACGAAGAGGATCATAAACTTCACGATTTGACCCCCCAAGAGAAACAAGTCCTTACCTTGATATCCCAAGGAATGACAAACAGAGAAATAGCTGAAACCATGATGCTTAGCGAAAAAACGATAAGAAATTATGTTAGCCAGATCTTATCCAAGCTGGAAGTGCATAATCGGGCAGAAGCTGCCGCTTTTGCTGTTCGACATCATCTGGAAGAATAG